GCAATATGTTTTTGTTATCagttaaaatgttttaaatatatattaaataaagagaacaaatatagtttttatcataaaaataatatgcaatagaaaatgactaatataaaagagtaaaatatctttaatgaatattataattataaccATTTACGATTAGGGgtatatatttgatatcttttaggaattgctattttatatttttgtgtattattttaaaaataaaaacattttttactgttatcttaaaatatttCTCTCTTTCTAGGTTTTAGTGAAAATATCTTATTAAATGGGATAAAAATGGATAAAATTTTTCCAAGttaaaatactaaataaaatagaaaagtacgagagaagagaagaaggaagagaaagAGGGACGTCTCATTATAACGAGACTCTTCCACTAAGAGCATTTTTATCGGGGGTATTTAGGAAGGTTTTTAGAGTGAAAAGGTGGGGTGGATCCTACAAAATGGGAAGAAACGTGGTTTCCTGTCGCGAAATAAGAGATGTTTGTTGTGAGTTTTTTACACTGTTTTGCGGGCCCCACGACAGGTGGTGGCCcgcaattagtttttttttttttttaaatcagataaaaaaaattaagaaacggAACTGGATTTCCTCGATGCTGATGCACTAAGTTTAGGTACTACTTCTACACTTGTCATTATCTGATTAGTTTGGtttcataatatttaatttttttgttaaaacaataaattttactaatattatatacattagGTACTTGGATTATGTTGTTGCTGCTCCTCTTAGAAACCATAAACCAACAACTTTGGGGACAAAAGGGGTATGCTTCCGGTTACTAACATGCATGTTATGCATGGCTTGAGGAATCTTAAGATAGATGAAAGATTGATTcagatataaaattaaattgaatatGAAAGAATGGCGAGTGTGCGTATATGTTTATGTAACCAAAGGAAAAATGCTGTGTGCAAGGCTGCAAGCTGCAGCTTGATATCGAGAggtatgtattatatgtttgtttGAACTGTATAATAAACAACCTAATAGTAATAAATCACATGCATTCTCTAGTCACAATTTTCTTAACTGAACAGTTGAACCAAAAATGAAGGATTAAaatcacttcttcttccactttgTTTCAAGAGCTAGTAAAGTTTCAGTATTATTTATCTcttatttatatacaaaagaGAGTCATTCTATATGACTAGAGGAAACTTGTAAACTGTTCAATCAAAGAATGGATCATCAACCAAAGCGGTTTATCAGTTCATAACGTTTTCTAAGCGAAAAAAAGATGTAATGCAAAGAGAGTGGTGCATATGCCTCCTCCTTCAAGATGGAGCGCAAAGTCAATCCTGCCTTTCTGGATCACTGCTCCTCGTCAAGCGCTTGATCTGTTCTTCTAGCTGCAATCATTTCATGAACCATCATATATAAAAACGTTAATGGTAATCTGATAAAAAGAAGGACCATGGTGATGATCAATGGTGGGTGAGTTGTGGCTAAACGTATGTGCACAATCACAATACCTGAGCGTTTAGTTTCTTCTGATTCTCAACCTCCTCTTCAAGCATCTGCACACTGCATCATTTGAAACCATTGGaacaatcaaatcaaattttcccAAATTTTGGAAgtattgtaaacaaaaaaaaaatatcaaaagtgGAGTTTTATCTTTACTACTACCTCTGCTCCAAGAAATGAACCTGAGAAGATAGAGCTGCCTCCCTTGCTGTCTGTGAATTTTCACAAACTTAAAAAGACTCTTAAATACTCTGTCCTCACACCAACTTCCTCTCTATACATAATGTCATTAGCAAAATGAGAAGCAAAAACTCAACCTGCTCGTCTTCTTCGGTATTCACGTTTGCGTTTGTGTCTACTGACAAAAAATGAAGATCAATCCGGTTAACCTCTCCTGCCATGAACAGAGCAGATGCAAGAAAATATGAACATGAAATTACCAGCAGCTGGAGCGTAGAGTTGAAACAATCCGGTTAACCTCTCCTGCCAAAGAACATGAAAGAAGATAGCGTACAAACGTACAACAACCAGAAAGAAGAATATAGAAACAACATTCTATGGAgtggaaaaaatattatacccTCTGGATGTCATTGGTGAGTAGGAGATTCTGTAGCAATGGGACGATCTGAGCAGCATCGTTAGTCGAAGGATTCACAGCACTAGCACTAGCAGCTTCATCGCCCTGAAGAAACAAACTCTAATTAATCACAGCCATTGCAATTAACGAAAGTAAACGTTTGACTAATCTTTAGATTTACCGAGTCGTTTTCTTCAGTCGAGTTTCGTTCAAgtgactcttcttcttcaccgaTTGGATTCTCAAGAATCTCGTCGTCTTTCGCAACCAGAGGCGACGTCGTTCCCGATGAACTCATTTTGCCTATTACATGCAGAGAATCACAAGACGAGAAGCTTAATCAGATCAAACTTCATATACGATAACAACGCAATGAAGTTTATCTACAGTAATCGCCACTCATAACAACACAAGACAGAGACGACAACGTTACGCGATCTACCGATTGTAAACGATACAAGATCATCTCTATAACAAACGAATCCAGGGAGTTACGATCTACGAGAAACATCTCTAAAACAAACGAATCGAGCGCTACGACGAGAAAGGAAACGAAGTACGAGCGATCGTAATTAAAGAAATCGAACCGTTATTTTCTTCACTTGACATTGCGAAAGGACGAAGCAGGCGAACGATCAGTCGGAGAAAGAGCGGTGAGCGAGCGCGGCCGAGAGTGAAGTGGAAGAAGGCGGAGGAGTATGAAGTCCGTTAACGAATCGCCGTCGAagagaatctctctctctctcactctggGACTTTGTGAAGACTCTGATAAAGTTAGTTAGACTCGCGGGACTTTATAGAACCCCCAAAAGTTTGTTACCCGATGCGCGGACTTCTAATTATTTTCAACTTCCCTTTAATCTTGGTTTAAGCGGACTT
The window above is part of the Brassica napus cultivar Da-Ae chromosome C8, Da-Ae, whole genome shotgun sequence genome. Proteins encoded here:
- the LOC106413035 gene encoding uncharacterized protein LOC106413035 isoform X3, yielding MSSEENNGKMSSSGTTSPLVAKDDEILENPIGEEEESLERNSTEENDSGDEAASASAVNPSTNDAAQIVPLLQNLLLTNDIQRERLTGLFQLYAPAADTNANVNTEEDEQTAREAALSSQVHFLEQRYVQMLEEEVENQKKLNAQLEEQIKRLTRSSDPERQD
- the LOC106413035 gene encoding uncharacterized protein LOC106413035 isoform X4 produces the protein MSSEENNGKMSSSGTTSPLVAKDDEILENPIGEEEESLERNSTEENDSGDEAASASAVNPSTNDAAQIVPLLQNLLLTNDIQRERLTGLFQLYAPAADTNANVNTEEDEQTAREAALSSQVHFLEQSVQMLEEEVENQKKLNAQLEEQIKRLTRSSDPERQD
- the LOC106413035 gene encoding uncharacterized protein LOC106413035 isoform X1; amino-acid sequence: MSSEENNGKMSSSGTTSPLVAKDDEILENPIGEEEESLERNSTEENDSGDEAASASAVNPSTNDAAQIVPLLQNLLLTNDIQRERLTGLFQLYAPAAVDTNANVNTEEDEQTAREAALSSQVHFLEQRYVQMLEEEVENQKKLNAQLEEQIKRLTRSSDPERQD
- the LOC106413035 gene encoding uncharacterized protein LOC106413035 isoform X2, whose product is MSSEENNGKMSSSGTTSPLVAKDDEILENPIGEEEESLERNSTEENDSGDEAASASAVNPSTNDAAQIVPLLQNLLLTNDIQRERLTGLFQLYAPAAVDTNANVNTEEDEQTAREAALSSQVHFLEQSVQMLEEEVENQKKLNAQLEEQIKRLTRSSDPERQD